In Manduca sexta isolate Smith_Timp_Sample1 unplaced genomic scaffold, JHU_Msex_v1.0 HiC_scaffold_965, whole genome shotgun sequence, the genomic window aatccacaagtcccccaacagagccgcgacgcatccctggcccttctcgactttctgcgaagggcggggagccagcggcaccctggtgatgatggccaccgacccgtcgatgtcccctacccagttatcgcgggagggacaaaatacggttcggcgaccacggccacttgcaccgaccactgcgccaggctttgggacaacaggtcctgggcgcgggcgcagtggttgatgttcgcctggaggaaaactaggtccattactgatgggcgatctcctccacgtccatctcggcctctaccactggttgcggtgggctcgccgcctgcggctgggacagaacctcagccgcggcggcattccttccttgggggcggcgccggttgcgtcgggagggggcagaacaagccttccccccgagccggtgcctggcgggcctgccggcggcagcgcagactgcgcagttcgccggggccttgcactcgcgggctttgtggcccgcctgaccgcagcgatagcacaattcgctgcggtccaccgcgcagtcgcagcgctccctaacgtgcccgctctccaggcaccggaagcaccgcaggggccgcgactcgaggacggtcactcgagccgcggtccaaccgatcaaaattcggcccgcccccttcaccttttgggccgcctttatgggcaaacgaacccaggcggtcccaacgCCGGAGCGATCAGGGGCGAATTTGCCCCACCTTGATTGCGTCCGCGGGACACTCACCGGCtctggagagggccgctgcgaccgactccggagtggccgtgtagtctaactccgtcagccgcagctctgcagtcttcgtgggccgggagatcttaatatcctccgacccaccgaagcactccctcagcctctCGGCAAAGGAGTTGGCCCTCTCCTCCgaattggccccgggcacctcgtacatcggggcgcccgtggccgtgaACTTCGGCTTTAACCTCGATATATCCAATCCGGTgaggtccacgcgattctgtgcGTCCGTGAGGACGCCCTTGTACGTCAGACCCTTTGCCACGGCTGCCGGTGTCAACGAAATTACCACGGCCGCAGATCGTGGCGGCCGCAGTTTGGGTTCCTTCCGGCGCGAAGGTTTTGGCGGCTGCACGCTTGTTGTTGTTGGCGCTGTCGCTGTCGATTTTCCCTTCTTCTTCCTTCTGGCCACCTCCACCCATGGCGTCTCCATTGTGGCAGGGGCCGGCGGCAGTGGACGGGGCTCCGGCGCAGGTTGACCTGCCGGATCTTTTCTCCCACTCTTCTTCGGCTTGGAGCCTGGTGCCGACTTCTTTACAGCCGCCGCGCTCTTCTCGCGTCTTCTTGCTGGCGCCATCGCGGGTGTCGAAACCGCCGCAGTAGAAGGGCCCGCTATGGCTTGCGGCGGGGCACTGGAAGGTCCAGCGATGGGAGCGGGGATAGTGGGAGCAGGAGCGGGAGCCGGAGCGGGCTGGGCTGTCTTTTTTCCCCTCCCTTTGCCTTTTTCTCCTTCCTCGGTTTGGCGTGGGTTCCGCCAACATAGCCATCGCTCGACTGGGAGTTGAACATCTCCTGGAATGGCCTTCCTCTCGTGTGCCAGCGAGGGCCGTTGCGCCGGGCCCATGAGGATCGATTCCATCCgggcttggaccctcgcttcgaccatcgccagcatTTCCTCTGTTGTCGGCCCTTTGGCGGCCGCTTCCAGCTCTTCAAGGCGTCGTTTCAGAGCTGTGTTTTCCTCCTGGATGTTTTTCATGTGTGCCTCGAGCCGGGCACAATTCTCCTGCCACTTCTTGGCCTCACTCTCGAGGCGAGCGATTGCGGCGGACTCAGGCTGGTCAACATACTTGGCGATTTTGTTCGTGACCCAGTTTAGTGCCTTCTGGGAGGTACCTTTGAGGTTGCCTGACTTCCTCACTGTTGTGCGTACCACCTGGACACACTGTCTTAGGTCTTCCCTCAGCACGGGTCGGTCCTCTTCCTCGGTGTCTGACACCCTAGGATGCACCGGCGACTTAACAAAATGGAGCCGCTCCTCCAGCTCCTTGTCGGCCTTCTTCTTCGCCTCCTCGCGTTGGAGCTTATCCCGCTCGAGCTGTGCTTTCCTCAAGCCGACATATTTGCcgactgagggcgggcgtcctctccCTCTGCTGTCTGTCGCTTGCGACTTTGGCGCTGGTTCGTCAGTGTCGCTGGTGAGTTGCGACAAACTGTGCCTTGAGCGCGAGTTCCTCCTCCAAAGTTTCCTGCTGCGTACAGTGGAGCCGCTTCCACTTGAGTCTGAGTCAAGGCTCAGAGGCCGTACAAATTCAGTGgccacctccatgggcttcGCGCCCGTGTTCTCCTTCTCTACGTCTACATCAGCGGGCTTTCGCCCCCCGAACTCCGCCTCCCCAACCCCGGATTCCGGAGccggagaaggcaacttcgtcaaAAGAATGATTGggttttttaagttttgtgatAAGGATTCCAtgattgttcccacgagtatgggggaaagggtggtccacccaggcagtgccccctgtacctgggtaagcctagcgtaacccgcgcagagtgtcggccggtactctggcgggggtcgcactcgagaccgaactacccatcggccatgcatcccctcgcggtgcgccgccgcttgagattcggggtgattttttatagaggttttcttcctcgcggtccgggcggttaagccaagaccctcggtccggcaggagcgcgagacatatccacagacctccataccgggttacgatctatgacggtggcaatgaaagggaaaatcccccccactgcctgctcggggcggggtgagcgcacaccgagcccgccgacacccccgggacggaaccgggagctgcccgagatgggccccacgacgttgtcctagtcgacggcggaaaatatcgtcagcgggcctactcgccaacgccacaagtgacggagagactagtcgacgacgacactgtccgacggcgtaactagacggcggccgccgcaagaggcgacgaccgtcaacaactcgttgtcaggatattcgccggcgcgcagatcagcctgatcggtctgatcgacgcgccgttgcccagggtgcaccacgaggaggtttcctgacctagcaccccaccccaacctttttttttttttttttttggtttcgcggagaaagtaccttattactaccgcccagccttcgcggggggcgactgagcggttatgttggggtcaccgtgccttacgacccgacgttgcgccgcccggaattgatgtagaccttcgggcgaccgccgggccgagtccctaacctatgtgcaacgcacggcataccaactaaaactccgcggtggccctcttcggcgcattagggacggctgcgggcttcctctgacgttgaaatgtctagtctgcgaccgcaaccgcccctgcgcggtgccgccttgcggcccgtctcctatggggggggggctcaaaagcccccgcgcaccgaaggacgccctcggcgtctacggcagcgtgaggccaacaacacactgccgtccatcccgggggtcaaccgagagtgtgcgatgaacgcactgcacgcactgaaaagtgcgcgcgcactaggacgggcagccccctgctgcccgccgacgacccccttcgtggcccctattagtcgccttttacgacaggcagggggataccgtggtggaattctccaaacgcccccattccacagggcgggagacgccggtcagtcgtccacccggcgcctcctacgtctcctctgacggcgggagggatcctccctctctcgatccctctcggcactctccttctgcgagaggaccacctcgcagaagtgggccaccgcacgccaggcctccgggctgccgaccatggaagcgaccacggccggcagcgagaggtctcctccgacgactgacacgagagcgctgcgctcatcgtcccaggctgggcaagactccaacgtatgttgggccgtatcccgcgggcagttgtcacaatggtgacacacggcgctaacctccgtgcctactatctgacacaggtactccccgaagcacccatgcccggtgagcacctgcgtcaggcgaaatgtcgccgcgccgtggcgcctgtccagccactgtgcaaagacaggacgcactgccgctacggcccgaagccccgctgacggggcctccagcctgagacgccactcctccacggcggctcgccgtaagggaggcccttttggcctccacctccttcagggccggacgctgcccgttcctgaacgcctcctccctccaatgaaaggtatcggagagggctttggcgtccagatcccagggcaggaatccggccaaaagacaagccgcctcgtacgagaccgtgcggtacgcccgtatggcccgctgcgctacgacccgctgcgggccccgcaggagggcgacagaacgcccccccagggcgtcagcccagaccgggctgccgtacaacgccatggaccgcacgaccccgtggtacaaccttcggcaagggataccaggaccttccaggttgggcagcaggctagaaagagcgcccgctgccctggacaatttcgtccgcaacttttcgaaatgggcgcggaattcccaccggctgtccaaaatcagacctaaatacttcatggttttgccgatgggaatccgcaccccctcaacctcgatgtgggcaccggccggtggccctcgccgaggcccgtgaaaacaaatggcctcggtcttctcgagggccaccttcaaacctaaacgcctgattcggctcactacgtgaccggtgcccaccgccgccaggatcgcggcgtcctggaaggtcttggacgtcgccgtgaccaacgtgtcatccgcatagcacgtcacgccgacgccccagagattggcaccacggagcacccagtcgtacccgatgttccacaagagagggcctagaaccgacccctgtgggacaccgcacgacatcgctcttcggtgccacccgtcggcgcccggatacaccacgtacctgtcagaaaggtacgcgtgcaccagacgcctgagatagggcggcaccacatggtaccgcagtgcttcgtttatgcagggccaggggagcgaattaaaagcgTTCGAAATGTCAAGAGACACGGCGATACAATTTTtccccctggccactgcttcctccgcctgcgacttgacccgcagaatcgcgtggacagttgagcgtccactcctaaatccaaactgattgtcggccaagttgggaccgaccctctcgaggtgctcgacgaggcgcgcgtgtaaaatgcgctcaaaaagtttggcgacctcgtcgagcagcacgatgggccggtaggccgacggcgactctgcgggtctcccctccttcttcagcaggacgagcttcccggttttccaacgcgccgggaagacgccctgcaccatacaggcggagaataggctgcggagccgcggccccaggtactcgagggctaacacccaggctttcccggggatgccgtcgagacccggggcggtgttttgccccgcagccgaaacactgccgcccgcatttccgcgggcgaaacctctggaatatcccttgccgaaaacgacgatgacgccacttccggtggcgccatcggtggaggagtggtatcctcggtggccgggaacaaggccgcgacaacgttggccagtagttctggctggagactcctgcgacagcgggggcgccgctggacgaagcttgttcatcactagtttgtaggggcgcccccacgggtccccgtcgagagtctccaaaaactccttgcgtgccgcgaccttggccctatgaatggccacccgcagcgctctcttcgcctctttatagaggccgtagagctgccgctcccggtcttcatggtctcgtgcgcgaatacggcggcggcgatgcctggcatatcggcggcgcgcagctacgcaagacgcgcgcaactgcgctaactccgccgaccaccagtacacctcccgccgcggaggacgacggagcgcccggggcatggcggcgtcgcaaacgtccgacattgccaccccgaaccactccgcctcctgctcaaccctcaccggaccctccggctcggggagccacgagacagccagagcggccagctctagggcctccttgtcgaggcgccttaatgcccaccgcgggccgtcctgaccaggggcactcggtccaccactgggctggttacgttggctcgtgggcgcggcgacatcgaaccttatatatcgatgatccgatagtgtctccgcgtccacgaggaccctccagccacggacacgacgtgcgacgacggggcacccaaacgacaaatcaacaattgacccgccgttgtgccgcacgcacgtgtccaccgaccccctgttcagaacggccaggccgacggagatcgcccattcctccaggacctcaccgcgagcgtcggtcgccggcgaaccccagaccgcggatttcgcgttgaagtcaccggcgacgatcgtcgggtgaggttggccctgctcaaccagggcccccagccgaacgaggaaagattcgaactcggccaggggtctgttgggggagaaataaactccaactatccacaatttcccccaacagagccgcgacgcatccctggcccttctcgacttttgcgaagggcggggagccagcggcaccctggtgatgatggccaccgacccgtcgatgtcccctacccagttatctcggggcgggacaaaatacggttcggcgaccacggccacttgcaccgaccactgcgccaggctttgggacaacaggtcctgggcgcgggcgcagtggttgatgttcgcctggaggaaacttaggtccattattgatgggcgatctcctccacgtccatctcggcctctaccactggttgcggtgggctcgccgcctgcggctgggacagaacctcagccgcaggCGCATTCCTTctttgggggcggcgccggttgcgtcgggagggggcagaacaagccttccccccgagccggtgcctggcgggcctgccggccgcagcgcagactgcgcagttcgccggggccttgcattcgcgggctttgtggcccgcctgaccgcagcgatagcacaactcgctgcggtccactgcgcagtcgcagcgctccctaacgtgcccgctctccaggcaccggaagcaccgcaggggccgcgactcgaggacagtcactcgagccgcggtccagccgatCAAGATTCGGCCCGCCCCTTcaccttttgggccgcctttatgggcaagcgaacccaggcggtcccaacgCCGGAACGATCTGGGCGAATTTGCCCTACCTTAATGGCGTCCATTGGACACTCACCGGCcctggagagggccgctgcgactgactccggagtggccgtgtagtccaactccgtcagccgcagctcCGCCGTTTTCGTGGGTCGGGAGATCTTAAcatcctccgacccaccgaagcactccctcagcctcgcggcgagggagtcggccctctcctccgagttggccccgggcacctcatacatgggggcgcccgtggccgcgaACTTTGGCCTCAGCCTAGTGATATCTAGGCCGGTGAGGTCCAGCTTCGATTGGGCGTCCGTAAGGACCTGCTTGTATGACAGGCCCTTTGCTACCGCCGCAGGAGTCAACGTTATGACGACCGCTGCGGAGCGTGGCGGTCGTAACTTTGGCTCAGCCCGGCGCGCCGGCTGTCGCGGCTGGGTGTTCACCGCTGCAGCGGGCTTCCTCTTCTTCTTATTTCGGCCCACCACTTCTACCCACGGCGTCTCCATCGATGCGGGGG contains:
- the LOC119193731 gene encoding tropomyosin-1, isoforms 33/34-like, which translates into the protein MESLSQNLKNPIILLTKLPSPAPESGVGEAEFGGRKPADVDVEKENTGAKPMEVATEFVRPLSLDSDSSGSGSTVRSRKLWRRNSRSRHSLSQLTSDTDEPAPKSQATDSRGRGRPPSVGKYVGLRKAQLERDKLQREEAKKKADKELEERLHFVKSPVHPRVSDTEEEDRPVLREDLRQCVQVVRTTVRKSGNLKGTSQKALNWVTNKIAKYVDQPESAAIARLESEAKKWQENCARLEAHMKNIQEENTALKRRLEELEAAAKGPTTEEMLAMVEARVQARMESILMGPAQRPSLAHERKAIPGDVQLPVERWLCWRNPRQTEEGEKGKGRGKKTAQPAPAPAPAPTIPAPIAGPSSAPPQAIAGPSTAAVSTPAMAPARRREKSAAAVKKSAPGSKPKKSGRKDPAGQPAPEPRPLPPAPATMETPWVEVARRKKKGKSTATAPTTTSVQPPKPSRRKEPKLRPPRSAAVVISLTPAAVAKGLTYKGVLTDAQNRVDLTGLDISRLKPKFTATGAPMYEVPGANSEERANSFAERLRECFASPSGAPTVGESPARPSGQCSRGLVPGHRGDHFPPPMAPPEVAPSSVMSSARDIPEVSPAELRAAVLRLRSKNTAPGLDGIPGRAWVLALEHLGPRLRRLFSACLEQGRLPGAARFWAPLLWNIGYDWVLRGTNHRGVDVTCYADDTLVTAASGTFQDAAILAAVGTGH